Proteins encoded by one window of Microcebus murinus isolate Inina chromosome 2, M.murinus_Inina_mat1.0, whole genome shotgun sequence:
- the KCNA10 gene encoding potassium voltage-gated channel subfamily A member 10, which translates to MDVCGWKEMEVALVNFDNSDEIQEEPDFDPSSSKGRPGSSPFSNWRILISDSANHETAFSKLPGDCVDPPGPETVVFNEGNQRVIINIAGLRFETQLRTLNQFPETLLGDPEKRIQFFDSMRNEYFFDRNRPSFDGILYYYQSGGKIRRPANVPIDVFADEISFYELGSEAMDQFREDEGFIKDPEIPLPTNDIHRQFWLLFEYPESSGAARSVAVVSVLVVVISITIFCLETLPEFREERELKVVRDPSLNTSKTVLSQTMFTDPFFMVESTCIMWFTFELVLRFVVCPSKTDFFRNIMNIIDIISIIPYFATLITELVQETEPSTQQNMSLAILRIIRLVRVFRIFKLSRHSKGLQILGQTLKASMRELGLLIFFLFIGVILFSSAVYFAEVDEPESHFSSIPDGFWWAVVTMTTVGYGDMCPTTPGGKIVGTLCAIAGVLTIALPVPVIVSNFNYFYHRETENEEKQNIPGEIDKILNSMGSRMGSTDSLSKTNGGCSTEKSRK; encoded by the coding sequence ATGGATGTGTGTGGCTGGAAGGAAATGGAGGTTGCTCTGGTCAATTTCGATAACTCAGACGAAATCCAGGAAGAGCCAGACTTCGACCCATCCAGCTCAAAAGGCCGGCCTGGGAGCAGCCCCTTCTCCAACTGGAGAATCCTCATCAGCGACAGCGCCAACCATGAGACTGCCTTCTCCAAGCTCCCAGGGGACTGTGTTGACCCCCCAGGGCCTGAGACAGTGGTCTTCAACGAAGGAAACCAGAGGGTGATCATCAACATTGCTGGGCTGAGGTTTGAGACCCAGCTCAGAACTCTCAATCAGTTCCCAGAGACCCTCCTAGGAGACCCAGAAAAAAGGATCCAGTTCTTTGACTCCATGAGAAATGAGTATTTCTTTGACAGGAACCGGCCCAGTTTTGATGGAATCCTATATTATTACCAATCTGGTGGGAAAATCCGGCGCCCAGCCAATGTTCCTATTGACGTCTTTGCTGATGAGATCTCCTTCTATGAGCTGGGTAGTGAGGCCATGGACCAGTTCCGGGAGGATGAAGGCTTCATCAAAGACCCTGAAATACCCCTCCCCACCAATGACATCCACCGTCAGTTCTGGCTCCTCTTTGAGTACCCCGAGAGCTCCGGTGCTGCCCGTAGTGTGGCCGTGGTCTCAGTGTTGGTTGTGGTCATCTCCATCACCATATTCTGCCTGGAGACGCTACCAGAGTTCCGGGAGGAAAGGGAGCTGAAGGTGGTCAGAGATCCCAGCCTCAACACGAGCAAGACGGTCCTCTCCCAGACCATGTTCACCGACCCTTTCTTCATGGTGGAGTCTACCTGCATCATGTGGTTCACCTTTGAGCTGGTGCTCCGGTTTGTGGTCTGCCCCAGCAAGACTGACTTCTTCAGGAACATCATGAACATCATTGACATCATCTCCATCATCCCCTACTTTGCAACCCTCATCACAGAGCTGGTCCAGGAGACAGAGCCAAGCACCCAGCAGAACATGTCCCTGGCCATCCTGAGGATCATCCGCCTGGTGAGGGTCTTCCGCATCTTCAAGCTGTCCCGTCACTCCAAGGGGCTGCAGATCCTGGGACAGACGCTGAAGGCTTCCATGCGGGAGTtggggctgctcatcttcttcctcttcattggGGTCATCCTCTTCTCCAGTGCAGTCTACTTTGCTGAGGTAGACGAGCCTGAGTCCCATTTCTCTAGCATTCCTGATGGCTTCTGGTGGGCAGTGGTCACCATGACAACTGTAGGCTATGGTGACATGTGCCCAACCACCCCAGGGGGAAAAATTGTGGGCACTCTGTGTGCCATTGCTGGGGTCCTCACCATCGCCCTTCCTGTGCCTGTCATCGTCTCCAACTTCAACTATTTCTACCACCGGGAGACTGAAAACGAGGAAAAGCAGAACATCCCAGGAGAAATCGACAAAATCCTCAACAGCATGGGCTCAAGAATGGGCAGCACAGACTCTCTTAGTAAGACCAACGGTGGCTGTTCCACAGAGAAGTCCAGGAAGTGA